The genomic DNA CGCAGGTCTCACCGGTCACGTGGTCCACATACAGGTGCCCCTGAGCGGGACCATCGATGCCGTAGGCCCAGTGGAGGCCGGTGTTGAACCACTGCGGTGAGTTCGGCGCGGCCATCTGGCTCGCGAGCATGAAGCGCAGCTCGTCGAAGAACACACGCGCGTCGTCTTCGGAGTCGAAGTAACCCGCCTTGTGGCCCCAGTAGGTCCAGCAACCCGCGAGACGGTCAAACACCTTCCGCGCG from Candidatus Poseidoniia archaeon includes the following:
- a CDS encoding vitamin B12-dependent ribonucleotide reductase (Catalyzes the rate-limiting step in dNTP synthesis) — encoded protein: EAPESWSQVAVDVLAQKYFRKAGVPTQLERVDEDGVPVWLQRSVPGDEGTDCGGEKDARKVFDRLAGCWTYWGHKAGYFDSEDDARVFFDELRFMLASQMAAPNSPQWFNTGLHWAYGIDGPAQGHLYVDHVTGETC